One stretch of Castor canadensis chromosome 14, mCasCan1.hap1v2, whole genome shotgun sequence DNA includes these proteins:
- the Hgsnat gene encoding heparan-alpha-glucosaminide N-acetyltransferase isoform X1, which produces MVFVNYGGGKYWYFKHSSWNGLTVADLVFPWFVFIMGTSIFLSMTSILQQGCSKFKLLGKIAWRSFLLICIGVVIVNPNYCLGPLSWDKVRIPGVLQRLGVTYFVVAALELLFSNPVPENCTLERSCPSFQDITSSWPQWLFILMLESVWLVLTFLLPIPGCPTGYLGPGGIGDLGKYPNCTGGAAGYIDRLLLGDDHLYQHPSSTVLYHTEVAYDPEGILGTINSIVMAFLGVQAGKILLYYKDQTKVILIRFAAWCCILGLISIALTKVSTNEGFIPINKNLWSISYVTTLSSFAFLILLVLYPVVDVKRLWTGAPFFYPGMNSILVYVGHEVFENYFPFQWKLEDNQSHKEHLTQNIVATALWVLIAYILYRKKIFWKI; this is translated from the exons gtttgtaTTTATTATGGGAACTTCGATTTTTCTATCAATGACTTCTATACTGCAGCAGGGATGTTCAAAATTCAAATTGCTGGGGAAAATTGCATGGAGGAGTTTCCTGTTAATCTGTATAGGAGTTGTTATTGTGAACCCCAATTATTGCCTTGGTCCAT TGTCTTGGGATAAGGTGCGAATTCCTGGTGTTTTGCAGCGGTTGGGGGTGACTTACTTTGTTGTTGCTGCATTGGAGCTTCTCTTTTCTAACCCTGTGCCTGAAAATTGCACATTG GAGAGAAGCTGCCCTTCTTTTCAAGACATCACTTCCAGCTGGCCCCAGTGGCTCTTCATTCTGATGCTGGAAAGTGTTTGGCTGGTCTTAACCTTCTTATTACCCATTCCTGGGTGCCCTAC TGGGTATCTTGGTCCTGGTGGCATTGGAGACTTGGGGAAATATCCAAATTGTACTGGAGGAGCTGCTGGCTACATTGACCGCTTGCTTCTGGGAGATGACCACCTTTACCAACATCCATCTTCCACT gtgCTATATCACACTGAGGTGGCATACGATCCAGAAGGAATCTTAGGGACAATCAACTCCATTGTGATGGCATTTTTAGGAGTTCag GCAGGAAAAATACTACTGTATTACAAGGATCAAACCAAAGTCATCCTCATTAGATTTGCTGCCTGGTGTTGTATTCTA GGTCTCATTTCTATTGCTTTGACGAAAGTTTCTACAAATGAAGGCTTTAttccaataaataaaaatctctg GTCCATTTCCTATGTCACCACGCTGAGCTCATTTGCCTTCCTCATACTGCTGGTTCTCTACCCAGTTGTCGATGTGAAGAGACTGTGGACAGGAGCTCCGTTTTTTTACCCAG GAATGAATTCTATTCTGGTGTATGTTGGCCACGAGGTGTTTGAGAACTACTTTCCCTTTCAGTGGAAGCTGGAGGATAACCAGTCACACAAAGAGCATCTGACTCAGAACATTGTTGCCACTGCTCTCTGGGTGCTCATTGCCTACATTCTTTACAGAAAGAAGATCTTTTGGAAAATCTGA
- the Hgsnat gene encoding heparan-alpha-glucosaminide N-acetyltransferase isoform X4: protein MGTSIFLSMTSILQQGCSKFKLLGKIAWRSFLLICIGVVIVNPNYCLGPLSWDKVRIPGVLQRLGVTYFVVAALELLFSNPVPENCTLERSCPSFQDITSSWPQWLFILMLESVWLVLTFLLPIPGCPTGYLGPGGIGDLGKYPNCTGGAAGYIDRLLLGDDHLYQHPSSTVLYHTEVAYDPEGILGTINSIVMAFLGVQAGKILLYYKDQTKVILIRFAAWCCILGLISIALTKVSTNEGFIPINKNLWSISYVTTLSSFAFLILLVLYPVVDVKRLWTGAPFFYPGMNSILVYVGHEVFENYFPFQWKLEDNQSHKEHLTQNIVATALWVLIAYILYRKKIFWKI, encoded by the exons ATGGGAACTTCGATTTTTCTATCAATGACTTCTATACTGCAGCAGGGATGTTCAAAATTCAAATTGCTGGGGAAAATTGCATGGAGGAGTTTCCTGTTAATCTGTATAGGAGTTGTTATTGTGAACCCCAATTATTGCCTTGGTCCAT TGTCTTGGGATAAGGTGCGAATTCCTGGTGTTTTGCAGCGGTTGGGGGTGACTTACTTTGTTGTTGCTGCATTGGAGCTTCTCTTTTCTAACCCTGTGCCTGAAAATTGCACATTG GAGAGAAGCTGCCCTTCTTTTCAAGACATCACTTCCAGCTGGCCCCAGTGGCTCTTCATTCTGATGCTGGAAAGTGTTTGGCTGGTCTTAACCTTCTTATTACCCATTCCTGGGTGCCCTAC TGGGTATCTTGGTCCTGGTGGCATTGGAGACTTGGGGAAATATCCAAATTGTACTGGAGGAGCTGCTGGCTACATTGACCGCTTGCTTCTGGGAGATGACCACCTTTACCAACATCCATCTTCCACT gtgCTATATCACACTGAGGTGGCATACGATCCAGAAGGAATCTTAGGGACAATCAACTCCATTGTGATGGCATTTTTAGGAGTTCag GCAGGAAAAATACTACTGTATTACAAGGATCAAACCAAAGTCATCCTCATTAGATTTGCTGCCTGGTGTTGTATTCTA GGTCTCATTTCTATTGCTTTGACGAAAGTTTCTACAAATGAAGGCTTTAttccaataaataaaaatctctg GTCCATTTCCTATGTCACCACGCTGAGCTCATTTGCCTTCCTCATACTGCTGGTTCTCTACCCAGTTGTCGATGTGAAGAGACTGTGGACAGGAGCTCCGTTTTTTTACCCAG GAATGAATTCTATTCTGGTGTATGTTGGCCACGAGGTGTTTGAGAACTACTTTCCCTTTCAGTGGAAGCTGGAGGATAACCAGTCACACAAAGAGCATCTGACTCAGAACATTGTTGCCACTGCTCTCTGGGTGCTCATTGCCTACATTCTTTACAGAAAGAAGATCTTTTGGAAAATCTGA